The Leadbetterella byssophila DSM 17132 DNA window TGGGGCTGCTGCTGCCATGGCTAACTTGCTATACTTTGTAATGATTTTCTTAGGGAGAAGAGACGATTAAGCCTTATCAGATTAAGCCGGGGTATCACCTCGGCTTTTTTTCTATACCCATATATAAACCGGCTAATACCATAGCGGTGCCTGTCCAGGTGTACCAGGTTAATGGTTCCTGTAGGAGGATATTGGCATAAATAAATCCAAAAATAGGGCAGAGGAATAAAAAGAAGGAGGCTCTCACTGTATCTTGTTTTAAGAGATATAGCCAAAGTTGGACAGCGCCAATAGAAACCGGGAAAATTAACCAAAGTATACTGGTCCAAACTATAGAATTCCACTGATTTGCCCCGTCTACATGGAAGTACCAGGTTAAGGGGAACATTAAAACACCTCCTAGGAATACTTGCCATCCATTAATGGTGATTCTGGAAAGATTCCATTTTATTTTCGAATAATACAAGGTACCTACAGAATAGGATAACATGCTAAGGAAGATGAGAAATAAGCCTCGCGGAGTGGCTTGATGATTCTCCCAAAGAGGGTAACAGGCAAGTCCTACTCCTGCAAAACCCAGAAGAAGTGCCATCCACTGTTTGGATTTGAGGCTTTGTCCTAAAAATACAGTAGAAAGTGCACTGATGATTAAGGTATTGGTAGATGTGGCTAAACTTCCAATCCCTGCAGATATTTCCCTCAAAGACAGGACAAATAGGCTTAGGTACAGCGTGGTGTTTAGGCCACCGAAAATGATGAGTTGGACCCATTCTTTGCCTTTTGGAAATCTATCCTTTGTGATGATCAGAGAATAGGCAATTAAAAGTACACCTGCCAGGAAGAATCTGACCTGGAACATGGCTAAAGGTTCTATGTAGGGTAAGGCTATTTTTGCTGCAGCTGATGCAGAAGCCCACAGGGCGGCAAATAAGATGC harbors:
- a CDS encoding DMT family transporter, with protein sequence MNYRFFLLGILFAALWASASAAAKIALPYIEPLAMFQVRFFLAGVLLIAYSLIITKDRFPKGKEWVQLIIFGGLNTTLYLSLFVLSLREISAGIGSLATSTNTLIISALSTVFLGQSLKSKQWMALLLGFAGVGLACYPLWENHQATPRGLFLIFLSMLSYSVGTLYYSKIKWNLSRITINGWQVFLGGVLMFPLTWYFHVDGANQWNSIVWTSILWLIFPVSIGAVQLWLYLLKQDTVRASFFLFLCPIFGFIYANILLQEPLTWYTWTGTAMVLAGLYMGIEKKPR